One genomic window of Quercus robur chromosome 6, dhQueRobu3.1, whole genome shotgun sequence includes the following:
- the LOC126689290 gene encoding uncharacterized protein LOC126689290, giving the protein MSCLASCCATSTCGLCNCVASGITKRSARLAYCGLFGGFLILSWVLREVAAPLLEKIPWINTSETHTKGWYEIQAVLRVSMGNFLFFAIFALIMIGVKDQNDKRDAWHHGGWIVKMVLWILLVVLMFFLPNAVISVYGTLSKFGAGLFLLVQVLILLDFTHAWNDAWIEKDEQKWYIALLVISIGCYIIAFTFSGILFIWFNPSGQDCGLNVFFIVMTMILAFAFAIIALHPAVNGSLLPASVISLYCAYVCYTGLSSEPHDYVCNGLNNTKVVTTSTLILGMLTTVLSVLYSALRAGSSTTFLSPPSSPKSGGKKPLLEEEELEEGKEKEKKTDAEARPVSYSYMFFHLIFALASMYSAMLLSGWTSSSESSDLIDVGWTSVWVRICTEWVTAALFVWSLVAPLIFPDREFY; this is encoded by the exons ATGTCGTGCCTAGCTAGTTGCTGTGCAACTTCGACATGTGGTCTCTGCAACTGTGTGGCCTCTGGGATCACCAAGCGCTCTGCTAGACTTGCTTACTGTGGTCTCTTTGGTGGATTCTTAATCCTTTCTTGGGTTCTCCGTGAAGTTGCAGCTCCTCTGTTGGAGAAAATCCCAT GGATAAACACTTCTGAAACTCACACAAAGGGATGGTATGAAATACAAGCAGTTCTTCGTGTGAGCATGGggaatttcttgttttttgcaatttttgctcTTATAATGATCGGTGTAAAGGACCAAAATGACAAACGTGATGCTTGGCACCATGGTGGATGGATTGTGAAGATGGTGCTCTGGATTTTACTTGTAGTCCTCATGTTTTTCCTTCCTAATGCTGTCATTTCAGTATATG GAACTCTATCAAAATTTGGGGCAGGgttatttttattggttcaaGTGCTTATCTTACTAGACTTTACACATGCATGGAATGATGCATGGATTGAGAAAGACGAGCAGAAGTG GTATATTGCTTTACTTGTTATCTCAATTGGATGCTACATTATAGCATTTACATTCTCGGGAATTCTGTTCATCTGGTTCAACCCCTCTGGCCAAGACTGTGGCCTAAATGTCTTCTTCATTGTCATGACCATGATCCTGGCATTTGCATTTGCCATTATTGCTTTGCATCCTGCG GTGAATGGTAGCCTCCTGCCTGCTTCTGTGATCTCTCTTTATTGTGCTTATGTGTGCTACACGGGTCTCTCCAGTGAACCTCATGACTATGTATGCAATGGTCTGAACAATACCAAGGTAGTCACCACAAGTACTCTTATTCTTGGGATGCTCACAACTGTTTTATCTGTTCTATACTCTGCTCTTCGCGCTGGATCATCAACGACATTTTTGTCACCACCATCTTCACCCAAGTCAG GGGGGAAGAAACCTCttctagaagaagaagagttggaagaaggaaaggaaaaggaaaagaaaacggaTGCAGAAGCGCGCCCAGTTAGCTATTCATATATGTTCTTCCATCTGATATTTGCTTTAGCTAGCATGTACTCAGCTATGCTTCTTTCTGGATGGACCAGCTCATCTGAGAGCTCCGACCTCATAGATGTTGGCTGGACATCAGTTTGGGTTCGGATCTGCACAGAGTGGGTTACTGCTGCACTGTTCGTCTGGTCTCTTGTGGCCCCTCTGATTTTCCCTGATCGTGAGTTCTATTAG